The following are from one region of the Amyelois transitella isolate CPQ chromosome 21, ilAmyTran1.1, whole genome shotgun sequence genome:
- the LOC132903124 gene encoding E3 SUMO-protein ligase ZBED1-like: MICTDIQPLQIVENKGFINFVRTLHADYILPDRKTLSERYLPQQYQLARSSLADKLEDVKNLALTTDMWTSDSNKSYLTVTVHFISESKLFARTLSTVEVKDVHSATVIANVLDTVLEEWRISNKVVTVVTDNASNIKKAVSEYLNKRNHFCVAHTLNLAVSDCKKSNLPLTSLLEKCHTVVTYFKQSTKAAYKLKELQEQMNHPVIKLKQEVITRWNSSFEMMERLLQTKLSLSAALSTMSSAPENFTANQWEAIEDCVSVLKPIEQLTTILSGEKYPTLSSMIPLIRNVQTCLIKKVPVTEIGENLKISLHSAITKRLGILETNKTAAKSTFLDPRYKKAGFGLEANAEKAAQWVIEELESEIIKKNRNLAPDESSQTVNTSSNANASIGTNNKANDLWEDFDKKISERELIQTPTSSAIVIVKQYREMQYLDRHLEPILFWEQRKKAMPELYELAIKYLCIPASSVPAERVFSKAALICNQRRNRLDSKKVDEIIFLNSYFS, from the coding sequence ATGATTTGCACTGATATTCAGCCTTTGCAAATAGTAGAAAATAAAGGATTTATCAACTTTGTCCGGACATTACATGCCGATTACATTCTCCCAGACAGAAAAACTTTGTCGGAAAGGTATTTACCTCAACAGTACCAACTGGCACGCTCTTCTCTAGCTGATAAGCTAGAAGATGTAAAGAATTTGGCTCTAACTACAGATATGTGGACCTCGGATAGCAATAAGTCGTATTTGACGGTCACAGTTCATTTCATTAGCGAATCAAAACTATTCGCGCGTACGTTAAGCACAGTAGAAGTAAAAGATGTACATTCTGCGACTGTTATAGCCAACGTTTTAGATACTGTTTTGGAGGAATGGAGAATCAGTAACAAAGTTGTTACTGTTGTAACTGACAACGCCTCCAATATTAAAAAGGCTGTATcggaatatttaaataaaagaaatcacTTTTGTGTGGCCCATACTCTAAATTTAGCAGTATCTGACTGTAAAAAATCAAACTTGCCATTGACGTCATTGTTAGAAAAATGTCATACTGTAGTAACTTATTTCAAACAAAGTACTAAAGCAGCTTACAAATTAAAAGAACTGCAAGAGCAGATGAACCACCctgtcataaaattaaaacaagagGTTATTACAAGATGGAACTCAAGTTTTGAAATGATGGAGAGACTACTACAGACTAAATTATCCTTATCAGCCGCATTGTCTACCATGTCTTCTGCTCCGGAAAATTTCACTGCTAACCAATGGGAGGCAATAGAAGATTGCGTCAGTGTTTTAAAACCTATTGAGCAATTGACTACAATACTATCTGGCGAAAAATATCCAACTTTGTCCTCTATGATACCGTTAATCAGAAATGTCCAAACTTGTCTTATAAAGAAGGTTCCGGTTACAGAAATAGGTGAAAATCTAAAAATCTCTTTGCATTCTGCTATCACTAAACGCCTCGGTATCTTAGAGACCAACAAAACTGCTGCCAAATCCACTTTTTTAGACCCCCGCTACAAGAAAGCTGGTTTTGGCCTCGAAGCCAATGCAGAAAAGGCTGCCCAATGGGTTATAGAAGAGTTAGAATCagagattataaaaaaaaataggaatttaGCTCCTGATGAATCTAGTCAGACAGTGAACACGTCAAGTAATGCTAATGCTAGCATTGGCACAAATAATAAGGCTAATGATTTATGGGAggattttgacaaaaaaatatcagagaGAGAATTAATACAAACACCTACTTCTTCTGCTATAGTGATTGTGAAACAATATAGAGAAATGCAATATTTAGATCGTCATCTCGAACCAATACTATTTTGGGAACAGCGAAAAAAAGCGATGCCGGAGTTATATGAGTTagctattaaatatttatgtatacctGCATCATCCGTTCCTGCAGAACGAGTGTTCTCTAAAGCAGCCTTAATTTGTAACCAAAGAAGAAATAGATTAGATTCTAAAAAAGTAGACGAAATCATTTTTCTAAATAGTTACttctcataa